One Proteinivorax tanatarense DNA segment encodes these proteins:
- the leuS gene encoding leucine--tRNA ligase — MSSYSTKIDEKWQKKWEETNLYEFNEDNVDNKLYCLEMFSYPSGSNLHAGHWYNYGLTDSWARYKRLKGYEVFQPMGFDAFGLPAENYAIKTGVHPKDSTMKNIQTMEKQLKDMGAMFDWNYNVVTCEPDYYKWTQWLFLKLYENNLAFRKNAHVNWCPECNTVLANEQVVEGFCERCENEVTKKKLTQWFFKITEYAEELLSGHKDIDWPDKTKAMQRNWIGKSVGSEVVFKVKDKNVNFTAFTTRPDTLFGVTYAVLAPENPLVEKLTTKEFKTDVDRYIEETKKRSEVERQASNDEKTGVFTGSYATNPINGEKIPIWVADYVLYSYGTGAVMAVPGHDERDFQFATKYDLPIRKVIENSETDDSLPFTGEGKLTNSGEFDGLHWQDGKKAIINKLRQNNLGQDKVQYKLRDWLVSRQRYWGAPIPIIYCDDCGVVPVPEKDLPVKLPYDVDFTPDGISPLKKHEGFINTNCPKCNKKAKRETDTLDTFVDSSWYFLRYPDNKNNSQPFDKKWIDKMLPVDKYVGGPEHACMHLLYARFIHKALRDMGYINSSEPFKSLIHQGIILGPDGNKMSKSKGNVISPDKYIHEYGSDVFRLYLMFGFAYTEGGPWDENGIKPIKRFVDRVERIILTYLDRKDEPTNTKMDKAEKELNYLRHNTIKSVDSDTDKFQFNTSIARMMELLNGLFKYMENDSLNLDLIKNVLEDFIIILAPHAPHFSEEMWQQMGNEYSVFNQSFPSYDEKALIMETQELAVQINGKVRGKIEVDSGATNEEIEKIALSDQKISDNIAGKTVRKVIVIKGRIVNIVAS; from the coding sequence ATGAGTAGCTATTCTACTAAAATCGATGAAAAGTGGCAAAAAAAATGGGAAGAAACAAATCTTTACGAATTTAATGAAGACAATGTTGATAACAAGCTTTATTGTCTTGAAATGTTTTCCTACCCTTCTGGGAGTAACTTACATGCAGGTCACTGGTATAATTATGGCTTAACCGACTCTTGGGCTCGATACAAACGTCTTAAAGGGTATGAAGTATTTCAGCCCATGGGATTTGATGCTTTTGGCTTGCCTGCAGAAAACTATGCAATAAAAACCGGTGTACATCCAAAAGATTCAACTATGAAAAATATTCAAACCATGGAAAAACAACTCAAAGACATGGGCGCTATGTTTGATTGGAATTATAATGTTGTAACTTGTGAGCCCGACTATTATAAATGGACTCAATGGTTATTTCTTAAGTTGTATGAAAATAACCTGGCTTTTCGTAAAAATGCCCATGTAAACTGGTGTCCTGAATGTAACACGGTTCTTGCTAACGAGCAAGTTGTAGAAGGCTTTTGTGAAAGATGTGAAAATGAGGTTACTAAGAAAAAATTAACTCAGTGGTTTTTTAAAATAACAGAATATGCTGAAGAGCTATTATCAGGCCATAAAGATATCGATTGGCCTGATAAAACAAAAGCAATGCAAAGAAATTGGATAGGAAAATCCGTTGGCTCAGAAGTTGTATTTAAAGTTAAAGATAAAAATGTCAATTTCACAGCCTTTACCACTAGACCAGACACTCTTTTTGGAGTTACCTATGCAGTATTGGCTCCTGAAAACCCACTGGTAGAAAAATTAACAACTAAAGAGTTTAAAACTGATGTTGATAGATATATAGAAGAAACAAAAAAACGTAGTGAAGTAGAGCGTCAGGCATCAAACGATGAAAAAACAGGAGTCTTTACTGGAAGTTATGCAACCAATCCCATTAACGGCGAAAAAATCCCTATATGGGTGGCTGACTATGTACTATACTCTTATGGCACAGGGGCTGTGATGGCAGTTCCCGGTCATGATGAAAGGGATTTCCAGTTTGCTACAAAGTACGACCTTCCTATAAGAAAAGTTATAGAAAATTCAGAAACTGATGACTCTCTTCCATTTACCGGTGAAGGCAAACTAACAAATAGCGGTGAGTTTGATGGCCTCCATTGGCAAGATGGAAAAAAAGCTATTATAAACAAGCTTAGACAAAATAACTTAGGACAAGATAAAGTACAATACAAACTTAGAGACTGGCTAGTTTCCCGCCAGCGCTATTGGGGTGCTCCAATTCCAATTATTTATTGTGATGATTGCGGTGTTGTTCCTGTTCCCGAAAAAGACTTGCCAGTAAAGCTTCCATATGATGTTGATTTCACACCTGATGGTATATCTCCGTTGAAAAAACATGAAGGTTTTATCAATACCAACTGTCCTAAGTGTAACAAAAAAGCAAAACGTGAAACGGATACTTTAGATACCTTTGTGGACTCTAGTTGGTACTTTTTAAGATATCCTGACAATAAAAATAACAGTCAACCATTTGACAAGAAATGGATAGATAAAATGCTTCCTGTTGATAAATATGTCGGTGGACCTGAGCACGCTTGTATGCACTTACTCTACGCAAGGTTTATTCATAAGGCGTTGAGGGATATGGGATATATTAACTCATCAGAACCATTTAAGTCCTTAATACACCAAGGTATTATTTTAGGTCCCGACGGTAATAAAATGAGTAAATCTAAAGGAAATGTTATCTCTCCTGATAAATATATCCATGAATATGGCTCTGATGTATTTAGATTATACCTTATGTTTGGTTTTGCATACACTGAAGGTGGCCCTTGGGATGAAAATGGTATCAAACCTATAAAGCGTTTTGTCGACAGAGTAGAAAGAATAATTTTAACTTATCTAGATAGAAAAGATGAACCAACCAATACAAAGATGGATAAAGCAGAAAAGGAGCTTAATTACCTGAGACATAATACTATAAAGAGCGTAGATAGTGACACTGATAAGTTCCAATTTAATACTTCTATTGCTCGAATGATGGAGCTCTTAAACGGTTTGTTCAAATATATGGAAAACGACAGTTTAAATTTAGACTTAATTAAAAATGTTTTAGAGGATTTCATCATAATTCTAGCCCCTCATGCCCCTCATTTTTCCGAAGAGATGTGGCAACAAATGGGTAATGAATACTCAGTTTTTAACCAGTCATTTCCCAGCTATGATGAAAAGGCCTTGATTATGGAAACACAAGAGTTGGCAGTTCAGATTAACGGAAAAGTCCGTGGTAAAATTGAAGTTGACTCAGGTGCAACAAATGAGGAAATTGAAAAAATAGCTTTGTCAGATCAGAAAATTTCTGATAACATAGCAGGAAAAACTGTTAGAAAAGTTATAGTAATCAAGGGTAGAATAGTTAATATAGTAGCATCATAG
- a CDS encoding SprT family protein, with the protein MEKQAREITNEKLTELAATISTKFFEHLPYISTNFEHNCTNNNRLRTTAGRFLIPSCNIEVNPKYYARYGQQSLHDVIKHELVHYHLYRLNLGFKHKDKDFKQLCKIVDAPRFCHQMQSPKYRYKCSKCNTEFLRMRKVNVKKYRCGKCKGSLSPSPI; encoded by the coding sequence ATGGAAAAGCAAGCAAGGGAAATAACAAATGAAAAGTTAACAGAGCTAGCTGCTACTATATCTACTAAATTTTTCGAACACCTCCCCTATATTTCCACTAATTTTGAACATAATTGCACTAACAATAACAGGTTACGTACCACGGCTGGTCGATTTTTAATACCTTCTTGTAACATTGAAGTTAATCCAAAATACTATGCAAGGTACGGACAACAATCTTTACATGATGTAATTAAACACGAGCTCGTCCACTACCACTTATATCGTCTAAACTTAGGTTTTAAGCATAAAGATAAAGATTTTAAACAATTATGTAAAATAGTAGATGCCCCTAGGTTTTGTCACCAAATGCAATCACCGAAATATCGTTATAAATGCTCAAAGTGCAATACAGAGTTTCTCAGAATGCGAAAAGTTAATGTAAAAAAGTATAGATGTGGGAAATGTAAAGGCAGCCTCTCCCCATCTCCTATTTAA